The Pelagibius sp. CAU 1746 genomic sequence TTTTTGATCATATAACAGGCAAATAACATTGACGGACACCGCCCCGCCCAGGCTCGACCGGATCGACCGCGCCATCCTCAACGAGTTGGCGCGAAACGCGCGAATCTCAATGATCGATCTCGGCCAGAAAGTCGGCCTGTCGAAAACCCCGGTCACTGCCCGCGTGAAGCGCCTGGAGGCGGAGGGCGTGATCACCGGCTACCGCGCCGAGTTTTCGGCCGGGCGCCTGGGCCTGGAACACGTGGCCTTTCTGGAGGTGCGCCTGGCCGATACCCGCGAGAAGGCGCTGCAGGCCTTCAACGCGGCGGTTCGGCAGATCGCAGAGGTGGAGGAATGCCACATGATCGCCGGCGGCTTCGACTATCTCGTGAAGGTGCGCACCCGCGATATTGGCGACTACCGCCGGGTGCTGAGCGAGAGCATCTCGCGCCTGCCCCACGTCGCCTCCACCTCCACCTTCGTTTCGATGGAAAGCGTGCGCGACCGCGGCGTCACGCAGATCTGAGCGCCCCTGGGCGAAACAGGCCGTCCGGACCGGCGTTCAGATTCAGATATTGTGGCAGGCGGCGAGGCGGTCGCCGGCGAAGGGCCGCAGCGGCGGCCGGTCGTCCCGGCAGCGCTCCGAGGCGATGGGGCAGCGTCCATAGAAGGGGCAGCCGGCCAGTTGCTCAAAGCGGCTCGGCGGCTCGCTCTTCTCAAGGCCGCCCTTGATGCGCTGAGACGGATCCAGCTTTGGCACCGAGGCGATCAGCAGCTTCGTGTAGGGATGCAGCGGCTCGGCGAAGAGATCCTTGCTCTGGGCGATCTCGACCAGGTGCCCCATGTACATCACCGCGACGCGGTCGCTGACCTGGCCGACCACACCGAGGTCGTGAGAGATGAAGAGCATGGTCAGGCCCATCCTCTCCTTCAGGTCGGCCAGAAGGTTCAGCACCTGCGCCTGCACCGAAACGTCGAGGGCCGAGACCGGCTCGTCGGCGATGATCAGATCCGGCGGCGGAAGAATGGCCCGGGCGATCCCCACGCGCTGCCGCTGGCCGCCGCTCAGTTCATGCGGGAAGCGCGACGCGAAGGAAGGGTCCAGCCCCACCTGCGTCAAGGCCTCGGCAACAAGCTCGCGGCGCTCGCTGCGGTTTTTGAAGACTCCGTGGATGTCCCCCGTCTCGGCGACCGAATCTCCGACGCTGCGGCGCGGATTCAGGGAGGCAAAGGGGTCTTGAAAGACCATCCTGATCTTCAGGCGCAGCGCCCGCAGCGTACGGCTTCCCTCAGTCAGGATATCGCGTCCCTTCAGAAGGACGGAGCCGCTCTGCGCGGTTTCCAGGCGCAGGATACTGCGGCCGACCGTCGTCTTGCCGCAGCCCGTCTCGCCGACGATGCCGAGCACCTCGCCCGGATAGACCGAAAAGGATACGTCGTCGACCGCCCTGATGCGGTACTTCGTACCGGCCCGCTTGGCGGTGAAGGAGGTGATCAGGTTACGAACTTCGAGAATGGCATCCTGTGCCATCACGCACCTCCCTCGAGAAGCGGGAAATGGCAGAGCGCCCAGTGACCGGACGCGACGTCGGCCTGCGGCACCCGGCCCTGCCGGCAGTCGCCGCGCGCATAGGAGCATCTTGGCGCGAAGGCGCAGCCGTCCTTGATCTCGCCGGGTTTGGGCGCCTGACCGGGAATGGTCAGCAGCCTGTCGTGCCCGGCCCCAGGATCGGGAACGCAGGACATCAAACCATGGGTGTAAGGGTGAACGGGGTTCTGGAACAGTATATGGACGGCGCCCGTCTCGACGATCCGGCCGGCATACATGACCGCGACGCGGTCGGCCAACTGGGCCACGACGCCCAGGTCGTGCGTTATGAAGAGGACCGCCATGTCGAGTTCGTCGCAAAGCTCCCGCAGCAGGCTCAGGATCTGCAGCTGAACCGTCACGTCCAAGGCGGTGGTCGGCTCGTCGGCAATCAGCACCTGGGGGCGGCAGGCCAAGGCGATGGCGATCATGACGCGCTGGCGCATGCCCCCCGACAACTCATGAGGATAGGCGTTGAGCTGCAGCGCGGCATCCGGAATCCGCACCAGATCGAGCAGTTCCCTGGCCCGGTCGCGCAGCTCGCGGCCGCTCGTCCGGTCATGCACCCGGATCGCTTCCTCGATCTGCTCGCCGATGCGGAGCACCGGGTTGAGCGAGGTCATCGGCTCCTGAAAGATCATCGCCACGCCGCCGCAGCCGGCCTCGACGCGGCGATGCGGCGGCATCGCCGTAATATCGACGCCGTCGAGTTCGATACGGCCCGCCGAAACCTGCACCTGCGGCTGTGGCAGCAGGCCCATCACCGCCAGCGAGGTCATGCTCTTGCCGCAGCCCGACTCGCCGACGAGGCCCAGCACCTCTCCGCGGTCGATGTCGAAGGAAATCGACGACACGATCGGCAGGCTTGCCCCGGCGGTCTGGAGCGAAATGACGAGATCGCGGACTTTCAACATGTCTTACTTCCTCTGCCTGTTCCCCAACACTTCGCGGAAGCGGGGGTCCAGTCTGTCTCGCAACACGTCACCGACCAGGTTCAGGGAAAAGGCCGTCAGGACAATCATCATGCCGGGGAAGAACAGGAGCCACGGCGCTCGGGTGATATAGATGCGCGATTCCGCCAGCATGTTCCCCCAACTGGGAATCTCCGGCGGCGCGCCCAACCCAAGAAAATCCAGAGCAGCGGCCCCGAGCTGGGCGAAGGCGAACACGAAGCTCGCCTGCACGAGCAGCGGCGACACCATGTTCGGCAGGATATGCTTGCCGATGAGCCACAGCGTCCCCGACCCCATGCTGCGGGCCGCCTCGACATAGGTCTCCTCACGCAGACGCAGCGTCACGCCATAGGTGATTCGGGCCGTGGTCGTCAGATAGATGACGCCGATGGCGATGATGGCGTTGGCCACGCTTTGCCCCAGGATCACGATCAGGCCGAGGGCGAGCAGCAGCGAGGGAAAGGCCATCATGACATCGACGACGCGCATCAGCACCCGCCCCAGCTTCGGGAACAGCGCCGAGACGATGCCGATGGGCACGCCCGTCACCAAGGCGAAGGCGACGACCCCGACCCCGATGAGCAAGGCCAGACGGGACCCGTGTATCACGCGGCTGAGGGTGTCACGCCCGAAATGGTCGGTGCCGAACCAATGAGTCCAGTTCGGCGGACTGAGGCGATTGATGGGCTCGATATCGGCGGGGCCGAAAGGCGCGATGTACTCGGCCAGGAGCGCCAGCACGATGACGACCGCCAGCAGCACCAGGCCGCCGAGGGCCAGGGGCCGCGCGAGAAACGGCGACAGCCAAGAATGGATATGCTCTTTCACTCGAGTTCCACCCGTGGGTCGAGGTAGCGATAGGAAATGTCCACCAGCAGATTGATGATCAGATAGAGCGAGACGATCACCAGGATGACGCCCTGGATCACCGGATAGTCGCGGCGCAGGATCGACTGCACGACCATCCGCCCGACGCCCGGCAGGGCGAAGACGGTCTCGGTCACGACGGCTTCGGAGATCAGGGCCGCCAGGGTGAACCCGAAAGCCGAGACCACGGCCAGCAGCGAATTGCGCAGGATATGCCGGACGACCACGCGCTGCGGGCTGATCCCCTTGGCGCGGGCGGTGCGGATGTAGTCTTCGCGTGCGACGTCCAGCATGCTGGCGCGGGTCAGGCGCAGGATGAGGGCCGCATTGGGCGCCGCCAGCGTCAAGCTGGGCAGCAGCAGGTAGCGCAGGTTGGCCAGCCCGCCCTCTTCGAAGATCGAAGGATAGCCCGAACTGGGCAGCCAGCCCAGCCAGGCGGCGAAGATCAGGATGAAGTAGAGGCCGACCCAGAACGTCGGGATCGAGGCCATGAACATCGCCATCCCCGACAGGCCCTGGTCGATCCAGGTCCCCTGGCGCATCGCGGCCAGAACACCGACGGGAACGCCGATCAGGATGATCCACACCATGGTGATGCCGGCCAGCAGCAGACTGGTCTCGGCGCCGTCCAGGATGACGGTCGTCACCGGGGCCTGAAAGAAGATCGAGGTGCCGAAATCGCCCCGCAGCACGTTGCTGACCCAGTTGACGTACTGGACCAGCAACGACTGGTCGAGGCCGAGGCGGGTACGCAGTGCCTCGACCTGATCGGGCGTCGCCTCATCGCCCAGCAACACATAGATCGGGTCGCCGGGAATAAGGTGGATGAAGAGAAAGATGATAACCGACGCGGCCAACAGTGTGGCAGCGGCCGCGCCGGTTCTCTTCAGGACATAAAGCCACATTTTCGGAGGTCAATCCCAGCGAGCATTCACTTGGAAACGCCCCAGAAGTGCGGCCAGATCAAGGTGCTGTCGCCGATACCCTTCAGGCCCGGCGAGGCGATGTTGTAGGAGTAGACATCGCCCACCTTCATGGTCGGCACCTGCTCGTAGATGAGGGCCTGCAGCTTCGACCAGGCCTCGCGGCGCGCGTTCAGGTCGGAAGTGCCGGTGAACTGAGCCTTGAGGCTGGTCTTCTCGTCGGTGACCCACCATCCGGGATAGCTGTCGTTCAGGGCCGTCAGCAGGATCGGGTCGGGAATGTTGCCGTGGTGAGTGACGAACATGTCCCACTGGTCCGGCTGCGCCCGCTTCTTCAGCAGCGTGGCCCAGTCGACCACCACCATCTGCACGTTGATGCCGGCGTCCGCCAACTGACGGGTGAACACCGTGGCCTGATCGAAGTGCGTCTTGTAGTTGGTCGAAACGAGGAGCTTGATCGGAGTACCGTCGTAGCCCGCCTCTTCGGCCATCTTCTTGGCTTTCTCCGGATCGCCCTCGCTGTAGGCCTCGGCGCCCGATTCGGAATACCAGATGTTGCCCTTGGGGAAGAAGGAGCCGTTGGCATCCCAGAGCTCTTCCTGGCCGACCGACACGCGCAGCGCCTCTTCCTTGTTGAGCGCGGTCTGAATCGCCCGGCGCAGCAGGTGGTTGTCCTTCAGCAGGCCTTGCTTCGAATTCATGAAGACGAGACCGAAGATCGGCGCGCCGCTAAGGTGGATCCGCACCGAAGAGTCGTTCTTGAGGGTCTCGTAGAGGTCCCCCGAGATGAACTCTGCATAGTCGTAGTCGCCCGCCTGGATACCGCTGACACGGGTCCCGACGTCCGGCACCGGAATGAAGCGCACGGCATCGACCTCGGCGACGCGCGCTCCGGCATAACCGTCAGCCGGCGACTCGAGCCCCTTGTAGTCGTCGTACTTGACCAGCTCGACATAGCGGTTGGCGCGCCATTCCTTGAAGCGGAAAGGACCGGTGCCGATGTAGTTCTCGGGCGCGATCGGGTTGCCCCCGGCGGCCGAGACGATGTCGGCCGGATAAATCACCGGTCCGCCGTTCGGGAAGGCCATCATGCTCTTCCAGGCGCCGTTGGGCTCGGAGAGCTTGAGCGTGACTTCGTACTTCCCGCTGGCCTCGACCGAGACCGCGTTGGCCATGAGCAGCTTTCCGCGCGCACCGTGCTCGCCCCAGCGCTTGAGCGACGCCACGACATCCTCTGCGGTCAGTTCCTTGCCGTTGTGGAACGTCACGCCCTGGCGCAGGGAAATGATGATGGTGCGATCGCCGTCTTCCAGCTTCTCGCCACTGGCCAGGAGCGGCTGCGGCTCGAACTTCGAGTCGAAGGCGTAGAGCGTCTCGAACATGTGCTGGCCGATGGTCGCGGCGATGGTGGCCGTGCCAACGTGCACATCCAGGCTGGGCGGCTCGCCAATGGTCGCATAGCGCAGCGTCCCCGCGGCCATAGCCTGCGAGGACACCACTACCGACAGCGCCGCGAAAGCCGCGCCGCGAAGCAAATTTCTGAATCGTCTTAGCATGTTTTCTGCCTTTCCCGGTTCTTCGATCCCGATTCGGACCCTTCTATTCTTCTTCGGCGCCGCACGCTCGGCCAGCAATTCGCACGGCGCCCTTAGCACTCCTACCAACAAGTATATCCGCCGTCTATGACCAGGGAAGCCCCGGTCATGTAGCGCGAGGCGTCGCTGGCCAGGTACACGGCCAGAGGCCCGAGATCTTCGGGGGCCCCCAGCTCGCCCAGAGGAATGTTGCTGACGTAGGACTCGATGATTTCCGGGTGCTTCTCGGCCCAGGCCTTGTTTGGCTCGGTCGCAAAGATTCCCGGACAGATGGCATTGACGGTGATGCGATGCGGCGCCCAGTCGACCGCCAGGCTGCGCGTCAGTTGGATAATCCCGGCCTTGGCCGTCTCATAATGCCGCCCGGCGATATTCCGCCCCGCAATCACGCCGTTGATCGACGAGATGTTGATGACCCGCCCCCCCCGGCCTCTTTCAATCATCGCACCGCCGATCACCTTACAGCACACGAAGGCGCTCGTCAGGTTGAGATCGATCAGTTCCTGCCATTGCGCCAGAGACTGCTGCTCGACCGGCACGTTGCTCCGGCGGCCGCCGACGTTGTTAATCAGGATGTCGAAGGGGCCGGCGTCGCGGAGCGCCTTCTCGCAGGCGTCCTGGCAGGCCTGAGGGTCGCCGATATCCGCGGGAAAGGTCCAGGCTTGTCTGCCAAGAGCGCGAATTTCCTCAGCGACACTCTTTAGGCTGACCGCATCGCGCGCCGCAAGGGCCACGTCGGCTCCCGCTTCGGCGATGGCCAGGGCCATCTCCCGGCCCAGCCCCCGGCTTCCGCCCGTGATGAAGAGCTTCTTCCCTTCAAGACGGAAGCATTCTGCCAATCCCAATGCGACTCTCCCCTGCCGGGCAACGATAACGCCGTCCGATTTCTATTTTTTTCGTTCAACGCCCTTTTGAGCAACACGACGCTACGCCGAACAGCCCTTCGGGGCGAATGCCTTATATTGATTGCCTGATGCAAAGATTGCATAAGGCCCTTGAAGTCAGGTGAGGCAATATCCGGACACCCCGCCCGTTGCGGCGCCCAAGGAGTAAGCCGCCCCCGGCGAAGAAAGGGCGCGATCCTTGCCCCGGCGTCATGCTTCGGCGGAAAACCCGTCAATCCAACCGGCACTGCCGCTTGCGCGGCCGCCAGCCACACATAAGGAACACCCCTGATGACCACTTGCCCCGCGGCCAGAATCGGCGACAGATGGGAAGACATCGACACGCCCGCGTTGGTCGTTGAGCTCGACATTCTGGAAGAAAACCTGCGGCGCATGGCCGCCTTCGCGAAAGACAAGGGCATCCGGCTGCGGCCCCACGCGAAGTCGCACAAATGCCCGGCGATCGCGCGCAAGCAGGTCGAACTCGGCGCCGTTGGCGTCTGCTGCCAGAAGGTCACAGAGGCGGAATCGCTGGCCGAAGGCGGCATCACTGACATTCTGATTACCAATCAGATCGTTGGGGAGCGTAAACTCAACCGCCTGGTGGCTCTCGCCCGGCGCATCAAGGTCGCGGTCTGCGCCGATCACTCGGACAATCTGCGCGAGCTCGACGCCGCCGCCCGGAATTTCGACACCACCCTTTCGGTGCTGGTGGAGATCGACGTCGGCTCCCACCGCTGCGGCGTTCAGCCGGGAGAGCCCGCGGTGGCCCTCGCGCGGGAGATCGCCGCGGCGAAAAACCTGCGCTTCGGCGGCATCCAGGCCTATCACGGCCGCGCCCAGCACCAGCGGACCTACGAAGAGCGGCAGCAGACGATCGAAGCCGCCTCGGCCCTTGTCGAGCAGACCTGCGCCTTGCTGGCCGCGGAAGGCCTGGAGTGCGACATCATCGGCGGCGCGGGCACGGGGACCTATCCCTTCGAAACGGCCAGCGGCGTCTACAACGAGCTGCAGGTCGGATCCTACGTCTTCCTGGACCGCGACTATTCCCTGAACCTGGATGCGGAAGGCCGCCAGGCGGATGATTTCACCCAAAGCCTTTTCATCAAGTCGACGGTGCTGAGCACGCCGGAGCCCGATCGCGCCGTGACCGACGCCGGCCTGAAGGCCTACACCACGGACGCGGGGCTTCCGGGCGTCCATGCCATGCCGGGCGCCGAAGTTCTGGCGGCCGCCGACGAGCACTGCAACATCCGCTTTCACGGGCCGCACCAGCGCCCGCAACTGGGCGAGACGGTCATGCTGATCCCGGGCCACTGCGATCCCGCGGTCAACCTGCATGACTGGATCATCGGGCTGCGCAACGGCCGGGTCGAATCCATTTGGCCGGTCGCGGCGAGAGGCGCGGTACTGTAAGCATCCCCCAGCGCGCCGGGCGGAGGACTCCCCCGGCGCCCCCGCCCGAACAACAGGAAAAGCCGCCATGGCCGAAGACTGCCTCGACAACCTGCTTCTGGACGACACGCTCAAAGGCGTTCCCGGCGGCCAGCCCCCCTTCCGCATCGCGGATGCCGGCGGCCTGGGCTGGAACCTGCTCGCCGAAGACCTGCCGCTTCCCGTCGCGGTCCTGAAGGAATCGGCCATCGAGCACAACAGCGCGTGGATGAAGGCGTTCCTGGCGGCCAGCGGTGTCCTCTTGGCCCCCCATGGCAAGACCACCATGAGTCCTCAGCTGTTCCATCGCCAGCTGCGCGACGGCGCCTGGGGCATCACCCTGGCGACCATCCAGCAGGTCCAGGCGGCGCGGCGCTTCGGCATCGGACGGATCCTTCTCGCCAACCAGTTGGTCGGAAAGCAGGCAATCCGCTACGTCCTGGACGAACTGGAGAAGGATCCGGACTTCGACTTCTATTGCCTGGTGGATTCGGTGGAGGGCGTCGAGTCGCTCGCCCGGGCGGCGCGCGAACGCGGCCTCTCCCGCCCCCTCCAGGTGCTGATCGAAGGCGGACTCCAAGGCGCCCGGACCGGCTGCCGCGACCTGGACGAGGCCCTGGCCGTATCGCGCGCCGTGGGCGCTCACGCCCCGCTGCTCGCCCTGCGCGGCGTCGAGGGCTTCGAAGGGATCATCGCCGACCCGGACCCTGTGGCGGCGGCGAAGCGCGTCGCCGCTTTCCTGCGCTTCCTGGGCGACATCGCCAAGCGCTGCGAGGCGGAGGGCCTCCTGGCCCCGGGCCCGGTGATCCTGACCGCCGGGGGTTCCGCCTTCTACGACATCGTCGCCGAGATCTTCAACGAACTGGAGTTCGACCGCGAAAAGTACGTCGTGATCCGCTCGGGCTGCTATCTCACCCACGATTCGATCATGTACGACAACTTCGCCCGGCAGATGCACGAACGCTCGCAGGTCGTGCGCGATATCGGCAGCCCCCTCCGCCCTGCCCTGGAGGTCTGGGCCTACGTCCAGTCGCGGCCCGAGACCAACCGCGTCTTTCTCATCCTCGGTAAAAGGGACTGCAGCTACGACGCCGGCCTGCCCAGGCCGGCGGCCTGGTTCCGTCCCGGCAGCCATCGCTCTCCACAGGAGCTGTCCCAGGGACACGAGTGCGTGGAGATCAACGACCAGCACCTGTTCATGGATGTGCCGGACGACTCTCCGCTTAGCGTCGGCGACATGGTGTCCTTCGGCATCTCGCATCCCTGCCTGACCTTCGACAAATGGCAGGCCGTAGCGATCGTCGACGACGACTACAACGTCGTGTCGATGATTCGCACATTCTTCTAGTTCCCGAAAAGAGGTAGCCATGACCAAGCAAGCCATCGGCGGCATCAGCGACCAGAAACTCCCCTTCTCCAAGGCTTTCAGGGCCGGCGACTTCATCTTCGTCTCGGGCCAGGTCGCCTTCGACCAGAACGGCCGCCTGCTGGATGGCGGCATCGAGGCGCAGACCGATCAGGTCATGCGGAATGTCGAAGCCGTCCTCAAGGAGGCCGACTGCGGCCTGGGAGACATCGTCAAGACCACCGTCTGGCTTGCCGACGCGCGCGACTTCGGTCGCTTCAACGCGACCTATGCGAAGTATTTCCCGGACAACCCGCCGGCGCGTTCGACCGTGGAATCCCGCCTGATGATCGACGCCAAGATCGAGATCGAGGTCGTCGCCTACAAACCCCTCGGATGACCGGCGGAGTCCTCCGCCCCCTTCCCGGCCCGACGCGGCCTCACAGGCCTCTCCCAAAGGCGGCGCCGTTCCAAAGCGGCGCCGCTTTCGTCCTGCCGGCCAGCGGTCCGCGCAGCCCCATTCGTTCTGCGCATCGCATTAGACGAAACGAGCATTGGTTTGGCGCCAGCACGTTACTTAACTTGGTCTGGGGCTGGGCGCTGACGCCCCCTTGCCCGCCGCTGCGCTGCCATCAGTACCCGGTGTTCAATCGATGAGAATCACAGATCTGCCCACGCCGTCGCTGGTCCTCGACCGGGCGAAACTCGTCAGAAACATCCAGCGCATGGCGGAGGCCGCGCGGCGGCACGGCGTGGCCTTGCGGCCGCACCTGAAGACCTCCAAGTCCATCGACGTGGCGCGGCTCGCCCTGGAAGGCCAAGCGGGCGGCATCGCGGTTTCCACCTTGAAGGAAGCCGAGTATTTCGTGCGCCACGGGATTGCCGATGTGCACTATGCCGTCAGCATCGTCCCCGACAAGCTGGAGCGGGTCGCCGCGATCCAGAACCGGGGCGCCCGCGTGACCGTGATCACCGACAGCGTCGAGGTGGCCCGGGCCATCGACGCCAAGGGCCAGGAGCTGGACCATACCTTTCACGTACTGATCGAAATCGATTGCGGCGAAGGCCGCTCGGGCGTCTATGCGGACAGCCCGGAGATGCTCAAGATCGCCGAGCTGATCGATCGCTCCCCCAAGGCCGCCCTCGCCGGGGTCATGAGCCACGCCGGACACTCCTACGGCTGCCGCAGCCTTGCCGAGATCGAGGAGGTGGCCGAAGCCGAGCGCGCCGCCGCGGTGACCGCCGCCGAGCGAATCCGGATGCTGGAAATCGCCTGCCCGACCGTCAGCGTGGGCTCGACCCCGACGGCCCTGCACGCGCGCGGCCTGGAGGGCGTCACGGAGATGCGTCCGGGCGTCTACATGTTCGGCGACATGTTCCAGGCGCAGATCGGTTCCTGCGCGGTCTCCGACCTGGCGGTTTCGGTGATAACGGAGGTCATCAGCCACCGCGCGCCCCTGGGGCGCCTGTTGATCGATGCCGGCGCCCTGGCCCTGTCGAAGGACCGCAGCACGCAAGACACTCCGAACGATATCGGCTTCGGCCTGGTGGCCGGTCTGGACGGCCGCCCCCTGGCCCCCCAGTTGCACGTCGGCAAGGTCTACCAGGAGCATGGGCAGATCGTACTGACCGAGGACACGCCGGCGGATAGCCTGCCGGTCGGGGCGCGCCTGCGGGTCTATCCGAACCACATCTGCATGACGGGCGCCATGTACGGCGAGTACTACGTCGTCGACAGCGAGCACGGCGACGGCGAGGAAATCGTGGCCGTCTGGCCCCGCACCAACGGCTGGTAGGCGCCGCACCCGAAAAGGGCTCTTCCAGAGCAGATTCGCACGATGAGGCGGAACCACCCCCGTGGTTCCGCCTCATCGCGATCCGATCTAGTAATCCACGCGGACGGCGACGCCTTTTTCCCGCGCCATCCGCGCCGCAAGCTCGGCGACGACGAGGTCCTGCAGGGCCACGCCGGTTCCGTCGAAGATCGTGATCTCCTGATCGTCCCGGCGGCCGTCGCACCGCCCCTCGATAACCTGCCCGATCGTGCCCCGGATCGCGTCCTCCGTGATCAGACCGCCGGCGAAGGCGTGCTGGAGTTCGCCGATACTGAGAGACTGCCCGGCTTCGTCGACGAAGAGGGCCGCGCAAGCGACCAGGCCGGGGTCCAGTTCCTGCTTGCCTTTGGTGTCGCAGCCCATGGCGCTGATGTGCGTTCCCGGCCGCACCCAGTCCTTTTCCACCAACGCCGTCTGCGAAGGCGTCACGGTGATCAGCACGTCGGCCGCGGCCACCGCGGCCCGGCGATCCTCTTCCGCGACGAAGCGCAGACCGAGGCCGGTGACGATGCGGCCGAACCTCTCCAGATTTTCCGCCGAAGGATCCCAGGCATGAACCTCCGACAGCTCGCGCACCGCCAGGGTCGCCTTTAACTGGTACTCCGCCTGCACGCCGGCACCGATGATGCCCAGCACCTTGGAGTCCGGGCGCGACAATCGCTTGGTGGCGATGGCGCTGGAGGCTCCGGTGCGGACGGCCGTCAGGTAGTTGGCGCTCACCAGCGCCACGGCGCGCCCGGTCTCGGGATCGAAGAGCAGCGTGGACGACTGGTGGTTGCCCAGGCCGCGCGCGGCATTGTGCGGCCAATAGCCCCCGGCCTTCAGGCCGAGGATGGGGGCCGAGAGGTCGCAGCCCGTCTTCACCCCATAGACCGCGTCCTGGTGGCCGACGACCTCGCGCACCACGGGATAGTTGCGCGCCTCGCCGCGCGCCATGGCGGCAAAGACATCCTCGACGCTGCGGATGGCGTCCTCGACGGAGACCAGTTCACGTGCGAGCTGCTCGGAAATCACCAGCATTCGTTCAAACCTCGTGGAGTACGGATGGCGCCGCAGCGCATCATTTCAGCAATGCCGGGAGAAGCGAGGAGAGCTCGGGCACCAGCACCAGAAGGACGACCACGCCGATCTCTGCGACGAGAAAGGGGAACACCGCCCGGACGATCGGGAAGACGGGGCTGTCCGCAATGCGGCAAGCGACGAAAAGACAGACGCCGACCGGCGGCGTGATCAGCCCGAGGGTCAGGGTCAGGATAACGACCATCGCGAACTGCATCGGGTCGATTCCCATTCCCGACACCACCGGCATCAGCATCGGGACGATGAGCACGATGGCAGCGCCCGGTTCCAGGAACGTCCCGACCAGCAGCAGAACGAAGGCCAGCGCCATCATGAAGAGCGTGGGATTGCCGGTAAAGAGGATCGCGAAGTCCTGCACCCACATCGCGATGCCGCCGATCGTCAGAACGTAGGACACCACGGTCGCGGCCGCGATCACCAGATAGACCGTTGCCGTGATGCGGGCGCTGCGCCGCAGGGCATCCCAGAGCTCCGCCAGGTCGAGGCTCCGGAACACGAACCAGGAGATGAACAGGGCGTAGACCACGGCGACGCCGCCGGCCTCGGTGGCGGTGAACATGCCCGAGAGCGTGCCGCCCACGATCAGGGCCGGCAGTCCCATCACCAGGAGCCCGTCGCGCAGCAAGACCGGCAGCTCGCCCTTGTCGACCTTGTGGATCGACCGCGGCAGCCGCTCCCCGCGCGCCTGCAGCCAGATCAGCAGCCACATCGACCCGGCCAGCATAAGGCCGGGGACGATTCCCGCGATGAAGAGGTCGATGACCGAAATGCGGGTCACAGCCGCATAGATGATCATGATGACCGAGGGTGGAATGATCGGGCCGATGATGGAGGAGGCGATGGT encodes the following:
- a CDS encoding ABC transporter ATP-binding protein; protein product: MLKVRDLVISLQTAGASLPIVSSISFDIDRGEVLGLVGESGCGKSMTSLAVMGLLPQPQVQVSAGRIELDGVDITAMPPHRRVEAGCGGVAMIFQEPMTSLNPVLRIGEQIEEAIRVHDRTSGRELRDRARELLDLVRIPDAALQLNAYPHELSGGMRQRVMIAIALACRPQVLIADEPTTALDVTVQLQILSLLRELCDELDMAVLFITHDLGVVAQLADRVAVMYAGRIVETGAVHILFQNPVHPYTHGLMSCVPDPGAGHDRLLTIPGQAPKPGEIKDGCAFAPRCSYARGDCRQGRVPQADVASGHWALCHFPLLEGGA
- a CDS encoding SDR family NAD(P)-dependent oxidoreductase; this encodes MGLAECFRLEGKKLFITGGSRGLGREMALAIAEAGADVALAARDAVSLKSVAEEIRALGRQAWTFPADIGDPQACQDACEKALRDAGPFDILINNVGGRRSNVPVEQQSLAQWQELIDLNLTSAFVCCKVIGGAMIERGRGGRVINISSINGVIAGRNIAGRHYETAKAGIIQLTRSLAVDWAPHRITVNAICPGIFATEPNKAWAEKHPEIIESYVSNIPLGELGAPEDLGPLAVYLASDASRYMTGASLVIDGGYTCW
- a CDS encoding ABC transporter substrate-binding protein — its product is MLRRFRNLLRGAAFAALSVVVSSQAMAAGTLRYATIGEPPSLDVHVGTATIAATIGQHMFETLYAFDSKFEPQPLLASGEKLEDGDRTIIISLRQGVTFHNGKELTAEDVVASLKRWGEHGARGKLLMANAVSVEASGKYEVTLKLSEPNGAWKSMMAFPNGGPVIYPADIVSAAGGNPIAPENYIGTGPFRFKEWRANRYVELVKYDDYKGLESPADGYAGARVAEVDAVRFIPVPDVGTRVSGIQAGDYDYAEFISGDLYETLKNDSSVRIHLSGAPIFGLVFMNSKQGLLKDNHLLRRAIQTALNKEEALRVSVGQEELWDANGSFFPKGNIWYSESGAEAYSEGDPEKAKKMAEEAGYDGTPIKLLVSTNYKTHFDQATVFTRQLADAGINVQMVVVDWATLLKKRAQPDQWDMFVTHHGNIPDPILLTALNDSYPGWWVTDEKTSLKAQFTGTSDLNARREAWSKLQALIYEQVPTMKVGDVYSYNIASPGLKGIGDSTLIWPHFWGVSK
- a CDS encoding ABC transporter permease, with the translated sequence MKEHIHSWLSPFLARPLALGGLVLLAVVIVLALLAEYIAPFGPADIEPINRLSPPNWTHWFGTDHFGRDTLSRVIHGSRLALLIGVGVVAFALVTGVPIGIVSALFPKLGRVLMRVVDVMMAFPSLLLALGLIVILGQSVANAIIAIGVIYLTTTARITYGVTLRLREETYVEAARSMGSGTLWLIGKHILPNMVSPLLVQASFVFAFAQLGAAALDFLGLGAPPEIPSWGNMLAESRIYITRAPWLLFFPGMMIVLTAFSLNLVGDVLRDRLDPRFREVLGNRQRK
- a CDS encoding ABC transporter permease — translated: MWLYVLKRTGAAAATLLAASVIIFLFIHLIPGDPIYVLLGDEATPDQVEALRTRLGLDQSLLVQYVNWVSNVLRGDFGTSIFFQAPVTTVILDGAETSLLLAGITMVWIILIGVPVGVLAAMRQGTWIDQGLSGMAMFMASIPTFWVGLYFILIFAAWLGWLPSSGYPSIFEEGGLANLRYLLLPSLTLAAPNAALILRLTRASMLDVAREDYIRTARAKGISPQRVVVRHILRNSLLAVVSAFGFTLAALISEAVVTETVFALPGVGRMVVQSILRRDYPVIQGVILVIVSLYLIINLLVDISYRYLDPRVELE
- a CDS encoding Lrp/AsnC ligand binding domain-containing protein produces the protein MTDTAPPRLDRIDRAILNELARNARISMIDLGQKVGLSKTPVTARVKRLEAEGVITGYRAEFSAGRLGLEHVAFLEVRLADTREKALQAFNAAVRQIAEVEECHMIAGGFDYLVKVRTRDIGDYRRVLSESISRLPHVASTSTFVSMESVRDRGVTQI
- a CDS encoding ABC transporter ATP-binding protein, encoding MAQDAILEVRNLITSFTAKRAGTKYRIRAVDDVSFSVYPGEVLGIVGETGCGKTTVGRSILRLETAQSGSVLLKGRDILTEGSRTLRALRLKIRMVFQDPFASLNPRRSVGDSVAETGDIHGVFKNRSERRELVAEALTQVGLDPSFASRFPHELSGGQRQRVGIARAILPPPDLIIADEPVSALDVSVQAQVLNLLADLKERMGLTMLFISHDLGVVGQVSDRVAVMYMGHLVEIAQSKDLFAEPLHPYTKLLIASVPKLDPSQRIKGGLEKSEPPSRFEQLAGCPFYGRCPIASERCRDDRPPLRPFAGDRLAACHNI